One genomic segment of Panicum virgatum strain AP13 chromosome 2N, P.virgatum_v5, whole genome shotgun sequence includes these proteins:
- the LOC120658672 gene encoding protein RBL-like, translating to MIEEYLQHGAMKCIAFNRTGTLLAAGCSNGSCVIWDFETKGLAREFRDKDFTASITSVSWSKYGHRLLASATDKSLTLWDVSSGKKITRIILQKAPLRASLQPGSPIPSICLACPLSSAPLLVDLDTGSTTFLPVSVSGNSNPPAANARNKVVDGTPPFTPTAAAFDKHGDLVYVGNTKGEILIVDSKSIQVHAVIPIPGGAVVKDILFSRDGQYLMTNSNDRVIRVYKNILPVKGSGEAIRNMSNNSNDYESHYDNLKVNGTCCLILSSELSDSITRTHWRTPCFSGNGLWVVGASANKGEHKLQIWDQAGPLVKILEGPKEAVIDLAWHPAEPTIATVSVTGFVYIWAKEHVENWSAFAPDFEELEENEEYVEREDEFDLNPREEEDEEVAIDEDSDVDIETFEKDARFSDVEDSVDEILFLPAIPSPDVPDEQPEKCLGSSSKLVDSNHSGSPSSMDAVQGGQATLVSSPMEVNNSVADEPAEGPVSKRMRRLSVGGLELQQPEKGKTPATKDKSTKSSAQQKEPANEDNSTFDDEATEDGDVNIDT from the exons CTGGATGCTCAAATGGTAGCTGTGTTATCTGGGACTTTGAAACAAAAGGGCTTGCAAGAGAATTTCGTGATAAAGATTTCACTGCGTCTATAACAAGTGTCTCCTGGTCCAAGTATGGCCACCGTTTACTTGCGTCTGCTACTGACAAGTCATTGACACTTTGGGACGTGTCTTCTGGGAAAAAGATTACCCGAATAATTCTTCAGAAGGCTCCATTGCGTGCCAGTCTTCAACCTGGTTCTCCAATCCCATCTATTTGTTTGGCATGCCCTCTGTCTTCTGCACCTCTTCTTGTTGATTTGGATACCGGAAGTACCACATTTCTCCCTGTTTCTGTATCTGGAAATAGTAACCCCCCTGCAGCTAATGCCCGCAATAAAGTTGTGGATGGTACCCCACCTTTTACACCAACAGCTGCTGCATTTGATAAGCATGGGGATCTGGTATATGTGGGCAACACCAAGGGAGAAATTTTAATCGTTGATTCAAAAAGCATCCAGGTACATGCAGTAATTCCCATCCCTGGTGGAGCTGTGGTTAAGGATATTCTTTTCAGCCGGGATGGTCAATATCTGATGACAAATTCTAATGATCGGGTCATTAGAGTCTACAAGAATATTCTGCCTGTTAAAGGTTCTGGAGAGGCGATTAGAAACATGAGCAACAACAGTAATGACTATGAAAGTCACTATGATAATTTAAAAGTAAATGGCACATGCTGCCTTATTCTTTCCTCTGAACTTTCGGATTCCATCACAAGGACACATTGGAGGACACCATGTTTCAGTGGTAATGGTCTGTGGGTAGTTGGTGCTTCTGCAAACAAAGGTGAGCACAAGTTGCAAATATGGGACCAAGCAGGGCCCCTTGTAAAGATCCTTGAAGGTCCAAAGGAAGCCGTCATCGATCTTGCCTGGCATCCTGCTGAACCTACAATTGCTACAGTATCTGTAACAGGCTTTGTATACATTTGGGCTAAGGAGCATGTAGAGAACTGGAGTGCGTTTGCTCCTGATTTTGAAGAATTAGAAGAAAATGAAGAGTACGTTGAACGAGAGGATGAGTTTGACCTGAACCCACGTGAAGAAGAG GATGAGGAAGTGGCGATAGATGAGGATTCTGATGTTGATATTGAGACATTTGAGAAGGATGCAAGGTTCAGTGATGTGGAGGATTCTGTGGATGAGATTCTCTTCTTACCAGCAATTCCTTCCCCAGATGTTCCTGATGAGCAGCCAGAGAAATGCCTTGGAAGCTCATCAAAGTTGGTGGATAGCAACCATTCTGGTTCTCCATCCTCAATGGATGCTGTACAGGGTGGTCAAGCTACTCTAGTGTCAAGCCCAATGGAAG TGAACAACTCTGTTGCTGACGAACCTGCGGAAGGGCCAGTCTCAAAGAGGATGCGCCGGCTGTCCGTTGGGGGGCTTGAGTTGCAGCAGCCTGAGAAGGGCAAAACGCCCGCAACAAAGGACAAGTCCACAAAATCCAGCGCCCAGCAGAAGGAACCTGCCAATGAGGACAACTCCAcctttgatgatgaagcaacTGAGGACGGCGATGTTAACATCGATACCTAG
- the LOC120659091 gene encoding uncharacterized protein LOC120659091 gives MEDAVEEILLRVPPDEPAHLVRAALVCKAWRRTLSDRGFLRRYRGFHRAPPLLGYLHSLYHETGPPIPAFVPTTEASPIPPLPLDGGSYWARDCRHGRVLLQSFHQPQRLLVWDPITGDRKELSAPAILHTTYAHAGAVLCTIDGCDHLDCRGGPFLVVFVWANASDGGDGLEEWATTYSSETGVWRPSVSIVIPNFNHYIAGKQPCPLIGDALYFTLRYGLSILRYDLGGHRLSVIELPPRVFGRIVMKVEDGVMGLVAMSNNCIYKWLWQVNANGGTGGWEKNMVMELKTLLPWPARRTRHQLIAHVEGTDTIFIRGARRAGVFTLDLKSRKVKKVGEEVDNYPILPYTSFYTPDLVKGQTVSTMTQ, from the exons ATGGAGGATGCCGTCGAGGAGATCCTCCTCCGCGTCCCGCCGGACGAGCCCGCGCACCTCGTCCGCGCCGCCCTCGTTTGCAAAGCCTGGCGCCGCACCCTCTCCGACCGTGGCTTCCTCCGCCGCTACCGCGGGTTCCaccgggcgccgccgctcctcggctACCTCCACAGCCTGTACCACGAAACCGGGCCCCCGATCCCCGCATTCGTTCCAACCACCGAAGCCTCCCCCataccgccgctgccgctcgacggcggctcATATTGGGCGCGCGATTGCCGCCACGGTCGCGTGCTGCTCCAGTCCTTCCACCAACCCCAGCGCCTCCTCGTCTGGGACCCGATCACCGGCGACCGGAAGGAACTGAGCGCGCCCGCTATCCTGCACACTACCTATGCACATGCCGGGGCTGTGCTGTGCACCATAGATGGCTGCGATCACCTCGACTGCCGCGGTGGTCCGTTCCTCGTGGTCTTTGTGTGGGCGAACGCTTCCGACGGCGGGGATGGTCTTGAAGAATGGGCGACGACGTACTCTTCGGAGACCGGTGTGTGGAGGCCCTCCGTCTCCATTGTTATCCCTAACTTTAACCACTATATTGCGGGGAAGCAGCCATGTCCTCTGATCGGAGACGCTCTCTACTTCACCCTTCGGTATGGATTAAGCATCCTCAGGTATGACTTGGGTGGACACCGGCTTAGCGTCATCGAGCTGCCGCCCcgagtgtttgggcgcattgtCATGAAGGTAGAGGATGGAGTGATGGGATTAGTCGCCATGTCGAACAACTGCATCTACAAGTGGCTCTGGCAGGTCAATGCTAATGGCGGCACTGGTGGATGGGAGAAAAACATGGTTATGGAGCTCAAGACACTGCTCCCATGGCCTGCCCGGCGCACAAGGCATCAACTGATCGCCCATGTGGAAGGCACGGATACGATTTTCATCAGAGGAGCCCGACGCGCGGGAGTCTTCACACTCGATCTCAAGTCAAGGAAGGtgaagaaggttggagaagaggtAGACAACTATCCTATCTTACCTTACACGAGCTTCTATACTCCAG ATCTTGTTAAAGGGCAGACTGTCAGCACCATGACTCAATGA